In Streptomyces sp. HUAS ZL42, the DNA window GTCGTACGTCATGAAGGGCACCGCGTACCCGCACGAGTCGCGGATGAGTTCGGCCGTCACGACGATGACCGCGCGCAGCCCGTGCGAGGACGGGTCGATGTCCGGGAAACGGGTGAGGAGTTCCTTGAAGCGCGGATCGTCGCGGAAGACCGCCTCCCCGTGGCCGTGCACCCGCACGATGTTCGGCGGCCCCTGGAAGGCACACCACATCAGCGTGATCCGGCCGTTCTCGCGCAGGTGTGCGATCGTCTCGGCGCTGGAGCCGGCGAAGTCGAGGTAGGCCACGGTGAGTTCGTCGAGCACCGCGAAGGAGCCCTTGAGCCCCTTGGGGGAGAGGTTGACCGTGCCGTCGCCGGAGAGGGGAGCGGTGGCGGTGAAGAAGAGGGGTTGCTCCTCGATGAACGTACGGAGCCTGCCGTCTATGCGCTCATAGGTCTTTCCCATGTCTAACGATTATCGGGGAAAGCCTTTCGGGTGTCTAAGGAATTGCCGGGCTGCGCTCGGGGGTGCGCCCGTGGCCGCCCCGCCGGCGTTCTGTCGGGGCGGCCACAGCATCTGTCAGGTCACTTGTTGAGCGTGCAGGCGGCCAGCGAGTCCAGGCCCTGCGGCTTCTCGGCGGTGCGGCCGATCGAGATGGCGATGCGGTCGATGGTGGAGACGCGCTTGTCCTCGAGCGGGCCGAGGATGGCGTTCTGGACGAAGTTGGGGCCGCCCTGGCCGACGGTGTTCACGAGACGCTTGTTGGCCTCGTCGATCTGGGTCTGGAGCAGGGCGAGGTTGCGGTCGACCTCGGCCTGGGCGGAGGCCGGGATCGCCGGGAGCTGAGAGGCGACGTCCGGGCAACTGATCGTGCCGACGCCGGCGTTCCCCGCCTCGTCCGCGGCACCGCCCTCCGCGCCCTCCGCGGCGTCCGTGGCCGTCGCGCTCGGCGTGGCCTCCGCCTCCTCGCCCGCACCGGCCTCCTCGCCGGCGCCGGCCTCGGCACCCGCTCCGGCCTCCTCGCCCGCGCCGGCCGCGCCTGCGGCGTTGAGGGTGCAGGGCGCGAGCGCGTCGAGGCCCTGCGGCTTCTCGGCGGTGCGGCCGATCGCGGTGGCGATGCGGTTGACGGTGGCGATCCGCTTGTTCTCGAGCGGGCCGAGGATGGCGTTCTGGACGAAGTTGGGGCCGCCCTGGCCGACGGTGTCGACGAGACGCTTGTTGGCCTCGTCGATCTGGGTCTGCAGGAGGGCGAGGTTGCGGTCGATCTCGGCCTGGGCGGAGGCTGGGATCTCCGGAAGTTGCGAGGCGACGTCCGGGCACGTGATGGTGCCGGGGTCGGCAAGGGTCTTCGCGTTCGTGCCGTTGCTCTTGGAGGTCTCCCCGGCGAGAGCGGTGTTGGCGATGACCGCGCCGGTCAGCACCACCGCGGCGGCACCGCCGATGAACGCGACGCGGCGCTTGTTGTACTTCGGAAGGGCCCTGGACATGCGGATGCCTCACTCGTGTCGGG includes these proteins:
- a CDS encoding pyridoxamine 5'-phosphate oxidase family protein translates to MGKTYERIDGRLRTFIEEQPLFFTATAPLSGDGTVNLSPKGLKGSFAVLDELTVAYLDFAGSSAETIAHLRENGRITLMWCAFQGPPNIVRVHGHGEAVFRDDPRFKELLTRFPDIDPSSHGLRAVIVVTAELIRDSCGYAVPFMTYDADRDLHGKRFAREDDESLSEYFAKKDHIATSLDGLPGLPLPLPPSTV